A window of the Dongshaea marina genome harbors these coding sequences:
- a CDS encoding bile acid:sodium symporter family protein produces the protein MRHFLVKQWFLLGMLTAIILATLLPGFGKSGGILHLEIVTQFGIALIFFLHGISLCPKVILKELSGWRLHLTVQGATFILYPLLWLVLSHGFRAYMPAALAMGFCYLMVLPSAVSSSVAMTSVGRGNVPAAIFNASLSSFLGVLLTPLLVQLLLGTRGNSIDLLNTIESIGRILLLPMLAGQLLRPLLLQLIEKYRVIINPVDKCVVLLIVFNAFSNSVVEGIWHGFSISTLLLAILSCAGLLGIVVHLLIWLTRRLGFSRADEVAAVFCGTKKSLTQGVPMAKVIFGAIPMLGMILLPIMLYHQLQIFYCATLANRYAAHSTIKDSNSSGMDKNALISG, from the coding sequence ATGCGCCATTTTCTTGTTAAACAATGGTTTTTACTCGGCATGCTCACGGCGATCATTCTGGCAACTCTGCTCCCGGGTTTTGGGAAGTCCGGCGGCATATTACATCTGGAGATTGTGACTCAATTTGGCATTGCCCTGATCTTTTTCCTACATGGGATCAGCTTGTGCCCTAAGGTGATCCTTAAAGAGCTCAGTGGATGGCGCTTACACCTGACAGTCCAGGGAGCCACCTTTATCCTCTATCCACTGCTATGGCTGGTGCTGAGCCACGGATTTAGAGCCTATATGCCAGCCGCCCTGGCGATGGGGTTTTGCTACCTGATGGTGCTTCCAAGCGCGGTCTCCTCCTCGGTTGCCATGACCAGCGTTGGCCGGGGTAACGTCCCCGCAGCCATCTTTAATGCATCCCTTTCAAGCTTTCTCGGAGTGTTGCTCACCCCGCTGCTGGTTCAGCTGCTGCTGGGGACCCGGGGTAACTCTATTGATCTCTTAAACACCATAGAATCGATTGGCAGAATTCTATTGCTACCGATGTTGGCAGGTCAGCTGCTGCGTCCGCTGTTGCTGCAACTGATTGAAAAATATCGGGTGATCATTAACCCTGTCGATAAGTGTGTGGTGCTGCTAATCGTATTTAACGCCTTTAGCAACTCTGTGGTTGAAGGGATCTGGCACGGCTTTTCAATCAGCACCCTACTGCTGGCAATTCTAAGCTGCGCCGGTCTGCTGGGTATTGTGGTACACCTTCTCATCTGGCTCACCCGTCGACTAGGCTTCAGCCGGGCAGATGAGGTCGCCGCTGTATTTTGCGGAACCAAGAAGAGTCTGACCCAGGGAGTACCGATGGCCAAGGTGATCTTCGGTGCCATCCCGATGTTGGGAATGATCCTGCTCCCCATCATGCTCTACCACCAGCTACAGATCTTCTACTGCGCGACCCTGGCGAATCGCTATGCAGCTCACTCAACAATCAAAGACAGCAACAGCTCTGGAATGGACAAAAATGCTCTGATCTCTGGATAG
- a CDS encoding AraC family transcriptional regulator, with amino-acid sequence MSNRRQLRPVPDLNQLPRPVFARIASWDHQGTETRWHHHAWGQWVYAIEGVLEVHTRRARYFAPPQFAVWIPQGEAHQIISGSAAKMRSLYIETDRLPGTRWSFPCVCEVSPLVRELVMTFCEFPAEYPLDSPHSRLVQVLLDAISELPLAANSLPLPFDKRLLLICEKLQARVNLSVNMEQLGSEVGLSGRSVSRLFKSQTGLSFQQWRQRLRLLHGVSLLEKGESITNIALACGYDSLSAFVAAFKKQFGRSPGQYFG; translated from the coding sequence ATGTCGAATAGAAGACAACTTCGCCCGGTTCCGGATCTCAACCAGCTACCACGGCCGGTGTTTGCCAGAATTGCCAGCTGGGACCACCAGGGCACCGAAACCCGCTGGCATCATCATGCCTGGGGACAGTGGGTATACGCCATCGAGGGAGTTTTGGAGGTTCATACCCGGCGGGCTCGCTATTTTGCCCCGCCACAGTTTGCGGTCTGGATCCCCCAGGGGGAGGCGCATCAGATCATCTCAGGTAGTGCAGCCAAGATGCGCAGCCTGTATATAGAGACGGATCGGCTTCCCGGCACGCGTTGGTCTTTCCCGTGTGTGTGTGAAGTTTCACCCCTGGTCAGGGAATTAGTTATGACCTTTTGTGAGTTCCCGGCTGAATACCCGCTGGATAGTCCACACAGTCGGCTGGTTCAGGTTCTGCTGGATGCGATTTCCGAGCTTCCTCTGGCTGCCAACTCTTTGCCATTGCCATTCGATAAACGGCTGCTGTTGATCTGTGAGAAGTTGCAGGCAAGGGTCAATCTGTCTGTGAACATGGAGCAGCTTGGCTCTGAGGTCGGGCTCTCGGGACGCAGCGTCAGCCGGCTGTTCAAATCACAAACAGGGTTGAGCTTTCAGCAGTGGCGGCAGCGGCTTCGGTTGCTGCATGGAGTATCCCTTCTGGAAAAGGGGGAATCGATCACCAATATCGCATTGGCTTGTGGTTACGACTCCCTCTCTGCCTTTGTAGCCGCTTTTAAAAAACAGTTTGGCAGAAGTCCTGGCCAGTATTTTGGCTAG
- a CDS encoding PKD domain-containing protein has protein sequence MKYQGQNYMSLQQVQGVLPGDNNPWKMYIAWGNVSEQVGQPKNPWPTHVFSPYVDFTANAMPDFADLAKNHGVTHVTTAFLVAGKAGSCMPSWGGYHNVNDYPDGYKQIKAIRDAGGDVMVSFGGASGLPLATECTDVSTLADDYVQVVKNLNLNAIDFDIEGQAVALPSSYDRRNQALAQAQQVWKSENKEVKIWFTLPVLPTGLTADGLNVLKSAKKYGVDLTGINVMTMDYGGNACPASTGEQGNVQGQCSVDAINALFTQVKDIFGQGKSDEQIWAMLGTTPMIGVNDVNEEVFYPSDAQLVMDQAQQKELGMIGMWSVNRDQPGEIGNASPYASGLTAEQAPAGAFAKIFADHTDTGPMANAGQDQWLIGPATVTLDGSASSDSTGTITSYNWSQPQGQSVQLTGADTAHPSFQVGQENHSYTFTLTVKDDQGESAMDNVQVTVSDHMVPPTVTIAQVDPVKATEPVSVSAQAVDPTHGQLSYQWTVPSGFVVTGGQNSSSLQMTAPNIDKETVYDVSVNVTSTSGESAKASTQIDVKPQPSCDPYDPAADPSKHPEVVVWNSSSVYKVPNTKVSYHNLFWINKWEASPGQEPGNNDVWQLVSNVIMPWNAASSYSTGTLVSYKGHKWEASYWANAYDEPGVALMWVDQGPLTCSN, from the coding sequence GTGAAATATCAGGGCCAGAACTATATGTCGCTGCAGCAGGTTCAGGGCGTGCTGCCGGGTGATAACAACCCTTGGAAAATGTATATCGCCTGGGGCAATGTGAGTGAGCAGGTGGGGCAGCCGAAGAATCCATGGCCGACTCATGTATTCAGCCCCTATGTGGATTTTACCGCTAATGCTATGCCTGACTTCGCTGATTTGGCAAAGAATCATGGCGTTACTCACGTAACGACTGCTTTCCTGGTGGCAGGAAAAGCGGGCTCCTGTATGCCGAGCTGGGGAGGGTATCACAATGTGAATGATTACCCTGATGGCTACAAACAGATCAAAGCGATACGCGATGCTGGTGGCGATGTGATGGTATCCTTCGGTGGTGCGAGTGGTTTGCCTTTGGCAACAGAGTGTACTGACGTGAGTACACTGGCCGATGATTATGTGCAGGTTGTGAAGAACCTGAACCTCAATGCGATTGATTTTGATATCGAGGGTCAGGCCGTTGCTCTTCCCTCATCCTATGACAGGCGAAACCAGGCGCTGGCACAGGCTCAGCAAGTATGGAAGTCTGAAAACAAGGAGGTGAAAATCTGGTTTACGCTGCCGGTACTCCCGACGGGTCTGACCGCAGATGGCCTGAATGTACTCAAGAGCGCTAAGAAATATGGTGTTGATCTGACGGGGATTAATGTCATGACCATGGACTACGGCGGGAATGCCTGCCCGGCTTCCACAGGAGAGCAGGGTAATGTTCAGGGACAGTGCAGCGTCGATGCAATCAATGCCCTGTTTACCCAGGTCAAAGATATTTTTGGCCAGGGTAAGAGTGATGAGCAGATTTGGGCAATGCTGGGAACTACACCGATGATCGGTGTGAACGATGTGAATGAAGAGGTCTTTTATCCGTCAGATGCCCAGCTGGTCATGGATCAGGCCCAGCAAAAGGAACTGGGCATGATAGGCATGTGGTCGGTGAACCGGGATCAACCCGGTGAGATCGGCAATGCATCTCCCTATGCCAGCGGCTTGACTGCCGAGCAGGCACCGGCAGGGGCATTTGCAAAAATCTTTGCAGATCACACAGATACCGGGCCTATGGCTAACGCCGGGCAGGATCAGTGGTTGATAGGGCCTGCCACAGTAACATTGGATGGTTCGGCTTCAAGTGATAGCACTGGCACAATTACCAGTTATAACTGGAGTCAGCCTCAGGGACAGAGCGTGCAGTTAACCGGAGCTGATACCGCACACCCAAGTTTCCAGGTGGGCCAGGAGAATCATTCTTATACCTTTACATTGACGGTGAAGGATGACCAGGGAGAATCTGCCATGGATAATGTCCAGGTTACGGTAAGCGATCACATGGTACCGCCGACGGTCACCATTGCGCAGGTTGATCCGGTAAAAGCCACAGAGCCGGTAAGTGTTTCAGCACAGGCGGTCGATCCGACCCATGGGCAGCTGAGTTACCAGTGGACTGTCCCCAGTGGTTTTGTAGTGACCGGGGGTCAAAATAGTTCATCCTTGCAGATGACTGCACCGAATATTGATAAAGAGACTGTGTATGATGTCTCGGTCAATGTGACTTCAACCAGTGGTGAGAGCGCCAAGGCATCAACCCAGATTGATGTGAAGCCTCAGCCGAGTTGTGACCCCTATGATCCCGCAGCAGATCCATCAAAGCATCCAGAAGTTGTGGTATGGAACTCATCCAGTGTCTATAAGGTTCCAAATACAAAGGTGAGTTATCACAATCTATTCTGGATCAATAAATGGGAAGCGTCCCCAGGCCAGGAGCCTGGCAATAATGATGTATGGCAACTGGTGAGTAATGTCATCATGCCGTGGAATGCAGCTAGCAGCTATAGTACCGGTACCCTGGTGAGCTATAAAGGCCATAAGTGGGAGGCATCTTATTGGGCGAATGCTTATGATGAGCCGGGAGTTGCGCTAATGTGGGTGGATCAAGGCCCGCTCACCTGTTCAAACTAG
- a CDS encoding IS4 family transposase has protein sequence MQISPHDPQRWAQHIFGSAQLGDVRRTARLVTLASHCGRHVGKSLAASCEGDDALLEGSYRFIRNPKVEPMKIRQAGFERTVEIAQDIPELLALEDTSSLSYKHQAASKLGKLGKKEDKSRGFWVHSQLLLNARTQQTIGLVHQEWWLRPDNPEDADEKESGKWPDASALCRHRMGALMSRVITVCDREADIFDYLKDKKEHQERFIVRAKHMRKVEESGLPLDEHLRSQASLGGYELHIPQKGMVDKHGKRKNRPTRKARLQVFSSSLTLTQGGRTLTLNAVLAEELGQPNGAEPIRWLLLTSEPVSTLEEALKVIQSYTARWRVEDFHKAWKSGAGVEELRMGSVDNLERMASILGFSAVRLMQLRESFTLPLSLKKLGLIKEAKEVSQISASRVLTGEEIKLLILLRNKKQTFEPSLEWAYQEIAKLGGFNDTKRSGIAGWDTLWEGWNRLQDYLRGFMVAREAMTSGLEI, from the coding sequence ATGCAGATTTCTCCCCATGATCCCCAACGCTGGGCCCAGCACATCTTTGGTTCGGCACAGCTTGGAGACGTGCGGCGTACAGCCCGGTTAGTCACACTCGCCAGCCATTGTGGTAGACATGTGGGGAAATCTTTGGCCGCTTCCTGTGAGGGTGACGATGCCCTGCTTGAAGGCAGCTATCGCTTTATCCGTAATCCAAAGGTCGAACCAATGAAAATACGTCAGGCTGGTTTTGAAAGGACAGTTGAGATAGCCCAGGATATTCCCGAACTCCTGGCTCTGGAGGACACCTCTTCATTAAGTTACAAGCACCAAGCCGCTTCGAAGCTGGGGAAATTAGGAAAGAAGGAGGATAAATCAAGAGGATTCTGGGTGCATTCCCAGTTACTACTCAATGCCCGAACGCAGCAAACGATAGGGTTGGTTCATCAGGAGTGGTGGTTGCGGCCGGATAACCCTGAGGATGCAGACGAGAAAGAGAGTGGTAAGTGGCCCGATGCGTCAGCCCTTTGCCGACACAGGATGGGAGCGCTGATGTCCCGGGTGATCACCGTTTGTGATCGAGAAGCAGATATCTTTGACTATCTCAAGGATAAGAAGGAGCACCAAGAAAGATTTATCGTGCGGGCAAAGCATATGCGCAAAGTGGAAGAGTCCGGACTCCCTTTAGATGAACATCTGCGCTCCCAAGCTTCCCTGGGCGGATATGAGCTTCATATCCCTCAAAAAGGGATGGTAGATAAGCATGGGAAACGGAAGAATCGGCCGACTCGCAAGGCGAGGCTACAAGTCTTTAGCAGCTCATTGACCCTCACTCAGGGGGGCAGAACTCTCACCCTCAACGCAGTACTGGCTGAAGAGCTGGGTCAGCCTAATGGTGCAGAGCCGATCCGCTGGCTTCTGCTGACCAGCGAGCCAGTTTCAACTCTGGAAGAGGCCCTGAAAGTTATCCAGAGCTACACGGCCAGATGGCGAGTGGAGGATTTCCACAAAGCCTGGAAATCCGGTGCAGGTGTAGAAGAGCTAAGAATGGGGTCGGTAGACAATCTGGAGCGAATGGCGTCGATACTTGGCTTTTCAGCGGTTCGGCTGATGCAGTTGCGGGAGAGTTTTACCTTGCCACTCAGCCTGAAGAAGCTGGGCCTGATTAAAGAGGCGAAGGAGGTCAGTCAGATAAGTGCGTCACGAGTGCTTACCGGAGAAGAGATTAAGCTCTTGATCTTGCTGCGCAATAAGAAGCAAACGTTCGAACCGAGTTTGGAGTGGGCTTACCAGGAGATTGCAAAGCTGGGAGGGTTCAATGATACCAAACGAAGCGGGATCGCAGGCTGGGATACTCTCTGGGAAGGTTGGAATCGACTTCAGGATTATCTTCGAGGATTTATGGTTGCCAGAGAGGCTATGACTTCAGGCTTGGAGATCTGA
- the metB gene encoding cystathionine gamma-synthase, translated as MSTHNPDISSQTQAVRAGIETDTQHGAITPPLYLSSNFSFHDFNEPRQYDYTRSGNPTRELLADALAKLEGGAGAVITSSGMSAALLVIQLLKSGGRLLAPHDCYGGCFRLFKSLSEKGVITVDFVDQSDEAALTEALNRHPEIVWIETPSNPLLRVIDVAKVSALAHEKGATVVVDNTFLSPISQQPLALGADIVVHSTTKYINGHSDVVGGAVIGKTPELVEDLKWWANTLGITGAPFDSLFTLRGLRTLDVRIERHNQNALCLAEYLEQHPQVESVYYPGLPSHPTYEIANKQQTGFGAIISFKIKGGVEAVAQFSRELRLFSLAESLGGVESLICHPATMTHAAVAPEDQKTAGITENLLRISVGIESAEDLQADLQQAFEKVVHNQSIQAKEPSLENSL; from the coding sequence ATGAGCACACATAACCCAGACATCTCCTCCCAGACCCAAGCCGTTCGCGCAGGAATAGAGACCGATACCCAGCATGGTGCCATCACCCCTCCACTGTATCTTTCCAGCAACTTTAGCTTTCACGATTTCAATGAGCCCAGGCAGTATGACTACACCCGCTCTGGCAACCCAACCCGAGAGTTACTCGCCGATGCCCTTGCCAAACTCGAGGGAGGCGCAGGTGCAGTGATCACTTCCAGCGGCATGTCAGCGGCCTTGCTGGTAATCCAGCTTCTGAAATCCGGCGGACGACTTCTCGCGCCTCACGATTGTTATGGTGGCTGTTTCAGGTTGTTTAAGTCACTCTCAGAAAAGGGGGTGATCACCGTCGACTTTGTCGATCAAAGCGATGAAGCCGCGCTGACCGAGGCCCTCAATCGTCATCCCGAAATAGTATGGATTGAGACACCAAGTAACCCCCTGCTGCGGGTTATCGATGTAGCCAAAGTCAGTGCGCTAGCCCATGAAAAGGGAGCCACTGTGGTGGTGGACAACACCTTCCTGTCGCCCATATCCCAACAGCCACTGGCCCTTGGAGCAGATATAGTGGTGCACTCCACCACTAAATATATCAATGGGCACAGCGATGTGGTCGGTGGAGCCGTTATCGGGAAAACCCCGGAGCTGGTTGAAGATCTCAAGTGGTGGGCTAACACGCTCGGGATCACCGGCGCTCCCTTTGACAGCCTGTTTACCCTGCGGGGATTACGCACCCTGGATGTACGTATCGAACGCCACAACCAAAATGCCCTATGCCTCGCCGAATACCTTGAGCAGCATCCCCAGGTTGAATCTGTTTACTACCCAGGCCTGCCAAGTCACCCCACCTATGAGATCGCCAACAAACAGCAAACCGGGTTTGGCGCAATCATCTCATTTAAAATCAAGGGCGGTGTGGAGGCGGTCGCCCAGTTTAGCCGCGAACTCAGGTTATTCTCCCTGGCTGAATCTTTGGGTGGCGTCGAGAGTCTCATCTGCCATCCGGCAACCATGACCCATGCCGCCGTGGCTCCGGAAGATCAAAAGACCGCCGGGATCACCGAGAATCTTCTGAGGATCTCGGTGGGAATCGAGTCTGCTGAGGATCTGCAGGCAGATTTACAACAAGCTTTTGAGAAGGTGGTCCACAATCAGAGTATCCAGGCAAAAGAGCCCAGCCTGGAAAACAGCCTATAA
- a CDS encoding cupin domain-containing protein, with product MNKVVETAIDEKGRSYLVSEELQEGWALPGHTITDLFSAVTEPKMDDSVSALTDKNFNLNPGEIRFIRSDIEPTREVFESLAREERPENMDELFYHSTTTIDYFVVTRGELTLLVGNSKVKLKQGDAIIQRGAAHAWHNYGQSTASIMGVMVGVEPPAQFPRIDTVQPD from the coding sequence ATGAATAAAGTTGTAGAAACAGCTATCGACGAGAAGGGAAGATCTTATCTGGTTTCCGAAGAGCTTCAGGAAGGCTGGGCTCTACCCGGGCATACTATTACCGATCTTTTTTCCGCGGTTACTGAGCCAAAGATGGATGACTCGGTTTCGGCGTTGACCGACAAAAATTTTAATCTCAACCCGGGAGAGATAAGGTTTATTCGTAGTGATATTGAGCCAACTCGTGAAGTGTTTGAGAGCTTAGCTCGGGAGGAGCGCCCTGAGAATATGGATGAGCTTTTTTACCATTCTACAACTACCATCGACTACTTTGTGGTGACCCGGGGGGAGCTCACTTTGCTGGTCGGGAATAGCAAAGTAAAGCTCAAGCAGGGAGATGCAATCATTCAGCGCGGAGCAGCCCATGCCTGGCACAACTATGGTCAGAGTACAGCCTCTATCATGGGTGTGATGGTTGGGGTTGAACCTCCCGCGCAATTTCCAAGGATTGATACAGTTCAGCCTGATTAA
- a CDS encoding carbohydrate-binding protein: MRSLLLPALISAACAMAPVMSQAQMQLQMHPQAAQTQATDTDSQLPAAFSGSTSYTSGDQVSLDSLSYEAQDNVAAHTFVPGQPSPWVPYAKAPEWDQGKAYSQGDKVQLDGVEYQAVWWSQGKDPSDPANQQPTDPSKLNGQPWLLLGPCLFYTSQEQGNFLSIE, encoded by the coding sequence ATGCGCTCTTTATTATTACCTGCTCTCATTAGTGCGGCCTGTGCCATGGCTCCGGTTATGTCTCAAGCTCAGATGCAGTTACAAATGCATCCACAAGCGGCTCAAACACAGGCTACGGATACCGATTCTCAGCTCCCGGCTGCATTCAGCGGATCAACAAGCTATACATCAGGTGATCAGGTGAGTCTCGATTCCCTGAGCTATGAGGCTCAGGACAATGTAGCTGCTCATACTTTTGTTCCGGGTCAGCCTTCACCCTGGGTGCCTTATGCGAAAGCTCCCGAGTGGGATCAAGGTAAAGCGTATTCACAGGGCGACAAGGTGCAGCTCGATGGAGTGGAATACCAGGCGGTTTGGTGGAGCCAGGGCAAAGACCCTTCTGATCCGGCGAATCAGCAGCCGACTGATCCGTCTAAGCTCAATGGTCAGCCATGGTTGCTGCTTGGACCCTGTCTCTTCTACACATCTCAAGAGCAGGGGAACTTTCTGAGCATAGAGTGA
- a CDS encoding LysR family transcriptional regulator produces MEHAYALQLFALVAEYGSFAKASRELRIPGTTLSRKIQQLEQELGGKLLNRTTRTLSLTELGEKILPRASLISETLQEIKTLACEMRDVPTGTLQLSAPRALAQQLLTPLLAEFHQKYPGIQIRLYTSDQNQHLLENELDFAFRVGPLEDSNQIAISLGKLHYQLVASPTLCARLGEIESIDELKGWPFLNNFSDEAQSHSPYYDLGSHQLPDKSQVTQDDLISIREMAILGVGAAFLPVYLVKQALQKGQLKALLSSYPPVIALCISCTRTGNCFRKNLNSSSHFFSSRAHGSALFFCHKRPISHLKLIEGFKKPLPAKLKLMELPRAH; encoded by the coding sequence ATGGAACACGCCTACGCGCTACAGCTCTTTGCCCTGGTGGCAGAGTATGGAAGTTTTGCTAAAGCCTCTCGTGAGCTGAGGATCCCAGGCACCACGCTCAGCAGGAAAATTCAGCAGCTTGAACAGGAGCTCGGTGGCAAACTGCTCAATCGAACCACCCGGACCCTCTCCCTGACGGAGCTTGGTGAAAAGATCCTACCCAGGGCCTCACTGATTAGCGAAACCCTGCAGGAGATCAAGACTCTTGCCTGCGAGATGCGTGATGTTCCGACAGGCACTCTGCAGCTGAGTGCCCCCCGGGCCCTCGCCCAGCAACTATTAACCCCGTTACTGGCCGAATTTCACCAAAAATATCCGGGTATTCAGATAAGGCTCTATACATCGGATCAGAACCAGCACCTGCTGGAGAATGAACTTGATTTTGCATTTCGGGTTGGACCACTCGAAGACTCAAACCAGATCGCCATTTCACTCGGAAAGCTTCATTATCAGCTGGTTGCCTCTCCCACTCTTTGCGCACGCTTAGGTGAGATTGAGAGTATCGACGAGCTCAAAGGTTGGCCATTTTTGAATAATTTCAGTGATGAGGCTCAATCCCACTCACCCTACTATGATCTGGGCTCCCATCAGCTCCCGGACAAAAGTCAGGTAACCCAAGATGATCTGATCAGCATCCGGGAGATGGCTATTCTGGGGGTTGGAGCTGCCTTTCTGCCTGTTTACCTGGTAAAACAAGCACTGCAAAAAGGTCAACTCAAAGCCTTGCTGTCTAGTTATCCCCCCGTAATCGCCCTCTGTATCTCCTGTACCCGGACAGGAAACTGCTTCCGCAAAAATCTCAACTCTTCATCGCATTTTTTCAGCAGCAGAGCGCACGGATCCGCTCTTTTCTTCTGCCATAAGCGCCCAATAAGCCATCTCAAACTCATAGAGGGGTTCAAAAAACCACTCCCAGCCAAGCTAAAGCTGATGGAACTCCCAAGAGCTCATTGA